The genomic region TTACCGGGCCGCAGTATTGATGTGGATGGCAATCCGGTGGAGGTTATTACCACGGGGCGGCACGATCCTTGTGTGGGTATTCGTGCAACGCCGATTGCGGAGGCGATGATGGCGATTGTGTTGATGGATCACTATTTGCGCCATCGTGGTCAGAATGGGGATGTTTCAGTGTCGACTCCGATCTTGGGGCAGCTCTGACTTCTTCCTTCTTCTTCCTGAACAATGGCCAGGAGCGCTTTCGCGGCGTTGCCTGGCTGTCGGCCGGTGAGCCCGATACCGCCGAGAACCCTCGTAACCGGATGTCCCGCTTCCGTTCCCTTCGCTAATACGCCTTCGAGCACCCTCAAGCTTTCATCCACCATGCGCAGCGGTAATACGCTCCAGCCCAGGCCGACGCTGGTCATCATTTTTAGAGTTTCCAGGTAGTTGGTGGGCATTTGCGGCTGTAGGGGCAGGTTTGCTTCCAGGAACAGGCGGCTGACGACCCGGTAAGTTGAGGTGGACGTGTCTGGCAGCAGGGCCGGATGGTTTGCCAGGTCCGCGAGTGTTGGTTTTTTCAACGAGGCTAGGGGGTGGTCTGCACCCACCACGAACGCCATGGGGTCGGGCCACTGTGCAAATACGTGGAAGCTTGGGAGCATGCTGTCGCTGAGTGTGACGAACGCGAGCTCGGCGTTGCGTTTGCGCATTTGTTCGTAGGCTGCATCCGATTCCATGAACTGCAGGTTGATGGTCACCTGGGGGTATTCACGCTTGAACCGGCGCAGCCATTTTGGCAAGTGGTGAAGGCCTATGTGGTGGCTGGCAATAATGTGTAGTTCGCCTTCTATCAAACCGGAATCTGGCGAGAGGGCAATGCGGGCGTTGTGGATTTCGTCGAGAATCTTGCGGGCATGGGGTAGTAGCCGGCTGCCGGAGTCGGTGAGGCGAATTTGTCGGTGGCTGCGGTCTACTAATGTTGTGCCTAGCTGGTTTTCCAGTGCGGCAAGGCGTTTGCTGATGGCTGGCTGGGTGAGGTGCAGCTGTTCAGCGGCTTCTGAAAAGGAGCCTTGGTCGACGATGGTCAGGAACGCTTTGAGGGCATTTGAGTCCAAGATGTGTCTTCCTGTTATGTTCTATCAGGAAAGGCTATCGCATAACCAATTGGAATGCGATGAATGAAAAACATGAATTGCGGTTATTTAAGCGCGAGCGGTATCATGGGTGCAGAGCGCTAATAGAAAGCACCAAAAACTGTACCTCCAGAGAGCGAGAGAGAATCATGGCGGGCAAGACCTTATACGACAAATTGTGGAACGACCATTTGGTTAAGCAGCGGGACGACGGCTCTGCGTTGATTTATATTGATCGCCACTTGTTGCACGAAGTGACATCTCCCCAGGCTTTTGAGGGGCTGCGCATTGCGAATCGTAAGCCCTGGCGCATCGATGCCAACCTGGCTACGCCTGACCACAACGTTCCGACGACCGATCGTGCAAAGGGCATTGACGGTATTGTTGACCCGGTTTCTCGTATCCAGGTGGAAACCCTCGACAAGAACTGCGACGAGTTCGGGATTCTGGAATTCAAGATCAAGGATCTGCGTCAGGGCATTGTGCACGTTATTGGGCCAGAACAGGGTGCAACATTGCCGGGTATGACCATTGTGTGCGGGGATTCCCATACCTCGACCCACGGCGCGTTCGGCTGTCTTGCCCACGGCATTGGCACGTCCGAAGTTGAGCATGTGCTGGCCACTCAGTGCCTAGTGCAGCAGAAGATGAAGAACATGCTGGTGAAGGTAAACGGCCAGCTTGGCAAAGGTGTAACGAGTAAGGACGTGGTGCTGGCGATCATCGCCAAAATTGGCACGGCTGGTGGCACCGGCCATGCGATTGAATTTGGTGGTCAGGCCATTCAGAACCTCACCATGGAAGGCCGGATGTCCATTTGTAATATGGCCATCGAAGCCGGTGCCCGTGTTGGCATGGTTGCTGTAGACGGCACTACGATCGATTACGTAAAAGGCCGGCCGTTCTCACCAACGGGTGAAACCTGGGATGCGGCGGTTAAGTACTGGCGTACGCTGCACAGCGATCTGGACGCGGAGTTTGATAAGGTTGTTGAGCTAGACGGCGCAGAGATTCTGCCCCAGGTAAGTTGGGGTACATCCCCAGAAATGGTTGTGAACATTACTGGCCATGTGCCGGACCCCGCAAAAGAAGAAGATCCGATCAAGCGTGAAGGCATTGAGCGGGCTTTGAAGTACATGGGTTTGCGGCCAAACCAGGCGATTACTGATATCAAGTTAGACAGAGTGTTTATCGGCTCCTGCACCAACGGCCGTATTGAAGACCTGCGCGAAGCGGCTGTTGTGGTCAAGGGCCGCAAAGTTGCCGATAGCCTTATCCAGGCGATGGTTGTGCCGGGTTCTGGCTTGGTAAAAGCACAGGCAGAAGCGGAAGGCCTAGATCGGATTTTCATTGAAGCAGGCCTTGAATGGCGAGATCCGGGTTGCTCCATGTGCCTGGCCATGAACGCAGACAAGCTCGGGCAGGGTGAGCACTGTGCGTCTACGTCTAACCGTAACTTTGAAGGTCGGCAAGGCTTTGGCGGTAGAACGCATCTGGTGAGCCCGGCCATGGCCGCTGCTGCAGCCATAGCTGGCCATTTTGTTGATGTTCGCGAATTGTTGAACTGAGCCACAGGAGAGAACTGAATCATGCGCGCATTTACGCAACACCAGGGCCTTGTGGCCCCCATGGACCGTTCCAATGTGGATACGGACATGATTATTCCCAAGCAGTTTTTGAAGTCGATCAAGCGCACGGGCTTTGGCCCGAATCTGTTTGATGCGCTGCGCTACCTGGATGAAGGCCAGCCGGATCAGGACAGTTCACAACGCCCGTTGAACCCGGATTTCGTGCTTAATCAGCCCCGTTACAAGAACGCCAGTGTGCTTTTAGCCCGCAGTAACTTCGGGTGCGGCTCCAGCCGCGAGCACGCTCCTTGGGCTCTTGATGATTACGGTTTCCGGGTTATTATTGCGCCTAGCTTTGCTGATATTTTCTACAATAACTGCTTTAAGAATGGCCTGCTACCCATTGTTTTAGAAGCGAATATCGTAGATAGGTTGTTTCAGGAAGCTGAGGTTTCGGAAGGCTATGAGTTGACCGTCGATTTAGATGCCAAAACCGTGATTACGCCGTCGGGTGAATCCTTCGAGTTCGATGTGGATGATTTCCGCCGCCACTGCTTGCTCAATGGCCTGGATGACATCGGCGTTACCCTTGAAGATGCCGAGCAGATCAAAATCTACGAAGACCAGCGTCGCCAAACGGCGCCTTGGTTGTTTAGTGCTGGTCAGTAAGTTTGCTTTTAGGTGCGTTGCTGAGTAGGTGATATTCAATTTAAGCCGGATGCGCTACGCGTTATCCGGCAATCATTAACCTGCCGGGCCTGTGGGGCTCGGATACTAGAGATTTGGAAGTTCATTATGTCCAGAACGGTACTTCTTCTGCCGGGTGACGGCATTGGTCCAGAAATTGTTGCAGAGGCTGAAAAGATCCTGCATGCCATCAACGAAAAGTTTGATCTGAAGCTCGCTTTTGAGTCAGCTCTGGTAGGCGGTGCTGCGCTGGACGAAACAGACAACCCGTTACCGGATGAGACCCTTGAGAAAGCCCGCAAAGCCGATGCTATTTTGCTGGGCGCTGTCGGCGGGCCAAAGTGGGATCATCTACCCATGGCAAAACGCCCGGAGAAAGGGTTACTTGGCCTGCGGTCGAATCTGGAATTATTCGCCAACCTACGCCCGGCCATTCTATACCCGCAACTCGCGTCAGCATCGTCCCTTAAGCCTGAGGTGGTTTCGGGCCTGGATATCATGATTGTGCGCGAACTTACCGGTGGCATTTATTTTGGCCAGCCGCGGGGTGTTCGGCAACTGGAAAGCGGTGAGCGCCAGGGCTACAACACCTACGCTTATACAGAATCTGAAATCCGCCGTATCGGGCGGGTGGCCTTTGAAGCCGCGCAACAGCGTAGCAAAAAACTGTGCTCGGTAGATAAGGCTAATGTGCTCGAAGTAACCGTTCTGTGGCGCGAAATCATGAACGATTTGCAGCGCGAATATCCGGATGTAGAGCTGTCTCATATGTACGTTGATAATGCTGCGATGCAACTGGTTCGTGCGCCCAAGCAGTTCGACGTAATTGTGACGGGCAACATGTTTGGTGATATTCTGTCTGATGAAGCGGCCATGCTTACCGGCTCTATTGGTATGTTGCCATCGGCATCGCTGAACTCTCAAAAGCAGGGCATGTATGAGCCCTGCCACGGGTCAGCGCCAGATATTGCTGGTAAAGGTATCGCCAATCCGCTGGCCACTATTATCAGTGTGGCAATGATGTTGCGGTACAGCCTTGATGAAGAACAGGCTGCAGCGGCTATAGAGGCGGCGGTAAATAAAGTACTGGATCAGGGGCTACGCACGGCAGATATTATGTCGGAAGGCGGCACCCGGGTTTCTACCCGCGAAATGGGTGATGCGGTACTGGCTGCTCTGTAATTTACGACAATACCCGATAGCAACACGATGCGGTTGCTGCGGGATCATTCTTCCTGTCCCTGCCAGCGATAAAGGTTGAGGGCGGGCATAAAATGAGGTTCAAAGGTCGCACATGAAGCGAGTTGGACTTGTAGGATGGCGTGGCATGGTGGGCTCAGTCCTCATGGAACGCATGCGCGAAGAAAATGATTTTAGAGATATCGATCCGGTATTTTTCTCCACATCGCAGACGGGTCAGCCAGCCCCGGATGTGGGGAAAGAGGGCGTTCCGCCCCTACAGGATGCATTCGATATTGAAACCCTCAAAACCCTAGATGTGGTGCTTACCTGCCAAGGTGGCGATTACACCAATGCGGTGTACCAGAAGCTGCGTGATGCAGGCTGGAAGGGTTACTGGATTGATGCGGCCTCTGCACTGCGGATGGCGGATCACTCGGTTATTATTCTGGACCCGGTTAACCGCAATGTAATCGACGCTGCTCTGGAAGGCGGCGTGAAAGATTATGTAGGTGGTAACTGCACAGTCAGCCTGATGATGCTAGCCATCGGCGGCCTGCTGGAGCAGGATCTGGTCGAGTGGGTGTCTCCCATGACCTATCAGGCCGCTTCAGGCTCTGGCGCTCAGAATATGCGTGAGCTGCTGAACCAAATGGGTGAGCTTAACCGAAGTGTAGGAGATGAGCTGGCAAGCCCGTCTTCGGCGATCCTGGAGATCGATCGCAAGGTGACTGAAACCATGCGTTCCGACGAGTTTCCCACCGAGCATTTCGAGGTGCCTTTAGCAGGCAGTCTTATCCCGTTTATCGATAAACAACTTGATAACGGCATGAGTAAGGAAGAATGGAAGGCTGGGGTAGAGACCAACAAAATCCTTGGTCGCTCAGATAACCCGATTCCTATTGATGGCCTTTGCGTGCGGATAGGCGCCATGCGCTCCCATAGTCAGGCGCTTACTATCAAGCTGAAGAAAGATCTGCCGATAGCAGAAATAGAATCCATTTTGGCGAACGCTAACGACTGGGTTAAAGTTATCCCTAATGATCGTGACGCGAGCATTGAGGAGCTAACTCCTGCTAAGGTAACCGGCACGTTGAGTGTACCTATCGGACGCATCCGTAAACTGGCCATGGGGCCGGAGTACATTTCTGCGTTTACCGTGGGTGATCAGCTGTTGTGGGGGGCCGCTGAGCCCCTGCGGCGCATGTTACGGATCCTTCAGGAACGTTAAGAAATGTTACACAGAGGCAATTAATGCCAACTGTGTCCGGTTTCAGAAAGCCGGTTAGGGGGCGGAGGCTGATTTCAGGCTCCGCCCCTGTTATTTTCAGGGACACTAGGGAGTTCCGTGCAACTGATAAATAAATGGTGCAAGGATTGCAGCTGATTGATTGATAAAAGAGGCTTTATCAACAATACTTGCCGGACTGAAAGTTAAAAACGCGACACATTAATCCAGAATAATCCAGACGGAAGTCATCCCACGCCGTCCGATTCTGTTTGAAAAAAAACAGTCGCGGATAACGGAGACTGGAAAGGAAAAAGCATGAAGGTACGCAAGCTTGCGGTTGCACTGGCTTTGGCGGGAGGGCTCGGGTCCGGCGTCGCTCAAGCCCTCGGGCTGGGTGAAATTGAACTTCAGTCCTATCTGAACGAGCCAATGGATGCAGAAATTGTTCTGCCACAAAGCCGGGGTATAGATCCCGGCGACGTGTATGTGAACATAGCTTCAGAAAGCGCTTATCAACGGCTTGGTCTGCAGCGGAACCAATTTCTTGGAAAACTCCGCTTCGACGTAACGACCCGCGCCAATGGCAGCTTGGTGGTAAATGTCTCCTCACGTGAACCTTTGAGAGAGCCGTACCTCAACTTCCTGCTGGAACTGACTTGGCCCAACGGTCGGCTGATGCGGGAATACGCTGTTTTGGTGGATCCTCCGGTTTACGCGGAAGATTCCGGTGTTTCAGAGCCAGTGCGGGCGCCATCCAGCGCTCAATCGCGGCCCGCGTCTTCTACCCGCAGCGCCGAATCGGTTCGTCGGCAGGCCAGAGTGGAACAGTCCGGTGGCGGTGGTTATCGGTCTGATACCTTCGGGCCCACAGGGCCATCAGATACGCTTTGGAACATAGCTACTACCGTTCGCCCCGATAACAGTCTCTCTACTCAGCAAGTTATGCTGGCGTTGCAGGATCTGAACCCGGATGCGTTTATTGGTAGCAACATCAACCGGCTAAAGCGTGGGCAAGTATTACGTGTTCCGACAGCAGATCAAATCCGCAGTCGTAGCCGCGCAGAAGCGACCCAAACGGTTGCGCAACAGAATCAGGAATTCCAGCAGCCTAAGCGTACTGTGGATGCGACCGCAGCACAGCAGCCCAAGCGCACGGGTGCCGGGGAAGTTGCGGCCACTAGTGATGAGCTCAAGCTCTTGGTTGCCGATGATGAAGGTGGCCGCACCGAGACCGAAGGTGGATCTGCAGGTGGTGATGGTCAGCTGGCCGGTGGCGTAGATGCCGGTAAAGCCGTGGCCATGGAAGAGCTCGAAAGCTCTCGCCGCGAAAACGATGAGCTCAACACCCGCGTTGACGACCTTCAGGATCAGGTAAAGACGCTGCAGCGGTTACTCGAGCTGAAAAACAACCAGCTTGCAGGCGTTCAGCAGGGTGCTGCTGCCAACGATTCTGCGGATCAAGATGCTTTGGTGACCGACGTGACCGACGGCAACATTGCCGCGGCTGGTGAAGCTGAAACGGACGCCGATGTAATTGAACCTGCAGCTGAGACAGATCAGGATTCAACCGCTAACTCTGAGATGACTGCGGAAGAGTCGCTGGCCTCTGAAGAGCCTGTAGAAGCAGATGCCGAGCTGGAAGCTTCCAGCGAGCCCGAAGTTACCGATGCGGATGCTGTCGGGGACGATTCTGCCGTTGCGGAAACCACTCCCGAAGAGAAACCGGCTGCCGAGACAGGCAACGCCGAGCAGCCCGCAAAAGCTGAAACCCCTGACGCCAAGGTTCAACCGAAGCCCGAACCAGTCGCCGATAAGGGCTTCCCGGGTAATGTGATTGATGCGATTACCGGCAACACGATTTATCAGATTGCCCTAGGTGGCGGCCTGATTCTTCTTCTGTTGATCCTTTTGCTTCTTGCGAGACGCAATGCGAACCGTGAAAAAGCGTTTTATGAGCAACTTAATAGTGAGTCTGAAGGGCCTGAAGACGACGCCTTCGATCTGAACCTTGAAGAGGATGAACCGGAACAGACCAGTGCCGGTGATGCGCTTGAAGAAGCGGATGCCTATGTCGCTTATGGTCGTTACGATCAGGCTGGTGAGGTTCTGGAAACCGCGATATCCCGTGAGCCAAGCCGCACTGATCTGCGATTGAAGCTGCTGGGGGTTTATGCAGACAATCAGGATCGTGAGTCATTCGAGAAGCAGTTTGGTGAAATTCGGACATTGGATGATGAAGAGGCGATTGCTCAGGCGAATGACCTTCGTACCCGTCTTGAAGAAGCGGAATCAATGCCGAGCATTGATGACCTTGAATCACAGCTTCGATCCGGATCGTTTGGCGAGGACGCCAGTGCTTCCGACGACTTAGCTTCTGAAGAATCAGAGCAGGTTGAGAGCGAATTCGGGTCTAACGAGACGAATTACGGTCTTGGTGCTATAGATGAGGCAGAACAGCCGATCGAGTACGATCTGTCCGGTCTTGATCTGCCAGATACCAAAGACGATGCGCCGGACGTTGCTACTGAAGAAGAGAGCGACTACTCCTCACTGGAAATAAATTTAGACGACCCTGAAGAGTTGCCTGAAGATTCACTTGATGGCTCTTCTGATAAGTCTCTTGAAGAACTCGATGAGAAATCACTTGAGGGCGGATTTGATTCGCTAGAATCTACGCCAGACACTGAAAGCACGGATCTTGGTTCTCTGGACGAGTCCTTCTTGGACGAGTTGGACGCCGAACTGGACAAGGTTGCGGGTGAGGACGAAGCGCTTAGCGATTCCGACAAGGAAGAGTCCACGCTTGACGACTTGGAGCTAGATGTCTCCGATGAGGATCTTGCCCTTATGGAAGAGTTCTCGGATTCCGCGGATTCTACAGATGCTAAACTGGAAGATGACGAGCTATCCCTGGATGACGAGTTGGCCTTGGATGATGAGCTGGCCTTGGACGATGAGCTGGAGCTTGAAGATAACCTCAGTGAAGGCGATCTGACAGGTGGTAGCGACACAGCGAGCCCAGAGCAGGAAGATCTGCCAGTTGCTTCTGATGAAGTTCGGGATGAAGCTCCAAAATCACCCGCTGCTGACATCGATGAAAGCGATCTTGGTGACGATGATGATTTTGATTTCTTGGCCGGAACAGATGAAGCTGCAACTAAGCTTGATCTGGCAAGGGCCTATATCGAGATGGGCGACAGTGACGGTGCTCGCGATATTCTGGAAGAGGTTTCCCTCGAGGGAGACGACGAGCAGAAAACCGAAGCTAAGGATCTGCTTAAAAATCTGTCCTGATCCGCTATAATCGGATTATTGAGGCAGCAAACGCCGGCCGCCGGGGATTATCCCGGCACTTTGCCGGCGTTTTGTTTTTACAACAACATACTTTTCGGATTCACACTTGTTTCTCTATTCTCAGAAACTCACAACGGATAATGCCATCGGCGGCGGGCGGGTTGCCCTGGCTTTTGAGTACGACGGCCGCAAATTTCACGGCTGGCAATTGCAAAAGTCCGGCGTTCGTTCGGTACAGGCAGAGCTGGCTAAAGCCGTAGCAAAAGTGGCTGACCACCCGGTAGATTTAGTCTGCGCCGGCCGCACCGATGCCCGGGTGCACGCAAGCTACCAGGTTGTGCATTTTGAGACGCCTTCCATTCGTAGCCTTCGCTCATGGGTGATGGGTATCAATACCGCGCTGCCGTTTGATATCGCTGTGCATTGGGCCGGCAACGGTAGTGAAGATTTTCATGCCCGATTTTCTGCAATTTACAGGCGCTACCGCTACGTTATCTATAACAACCCTGTGAGGCCTGGCATTCAGCGTGGGCAGGTAAGCTGGGCGTGTCAGGAGCTGGATGCGGAGCGCATGCACCAAGCAGCTCAGGCGCTTGCAGGAGAGCACGACTTCTCTTCATTTCGTGCCGCCGGGTGCCAATCTCGCACGCCTATTCGTTTTCTTGAGCAAATTAAAGTAACCCGGAAGGGTCACTTCGTCGTAATCGATGTGCAGGCCAATGCTTTTCTACATCACATGGTTCGGAATATTGCCGGGGCACTCATGGCTGTAGGCACTGGGAAGCAGCCGGTATCCTGGATTCGTGACATACTGCTGGCGAAAGACCGCACTCTTGCCGGAGTCACTGCGCCGCCCCATGGTTTGTATTTGGTCGATGTGGGTTATCCGGAAGGCTTTCCTTTGCCCGCTGCTGAATGTGGCCCTGCCTTTTTAAGGCCCTGGTTCAGCCAAGCCGAGAATAGCCCGGTATATCCAACGCACATTCACCCGAAACAGAAACCGGTACAGGTACCATGAATACACGCGTCAAAATATGTGGCTTGACCCGTGTTGAGGATGTAAAAGCCGCCGTTGCTAAGGGTGCGGATGCCTTGGGGTTTGTGTTTTACGAACCCAGTCCCCGAGCCGTTACCATTGAGCAGGCTAAGGTTCTCGCCGGGCACGTTCCTGCGTTTGTTTCAGTGGTAGGGCTATTTGTGAACCCATCGGAAGAACAGGTGAGGGAAGCACTTGATCGT from Marinobacter sp. LV10R510-11A harbors:
- the asd gene encoding aspartate-semialdehyde dehydrogenase — encoded protein: MKRVGLVGWRGMVGSVLMERMREENDFRDIDPVFFSTSQTGQPAPDVGKEGVPPLQDAFDIETLKTLDVVLTCQGGDYTNAVYQKLRDAGWKGYWIDAASALRMADHSVIILDPVNRNVIDAALEGGVKDYVGGNCTVSLMMLAIGGLLEQDLVEWVSPMTYQAASGSGAQNMRELLNQMGELNRSVGDELASPSSAILEIDRKVTETMRSDEFPTEHFEVPLAGSLIPFIDKQLDNGMSKEEWKAGVETNKILGRSDNPIPIDGLCVRIGAMRSHSQALTIKLKKDLPIAEIESILANANDWVKVIPNDRDASIEELTPAKVTGTLSVPIGRIRKLAMGPEYISAFTVGDQLLWGAAEPLRRMLRILQER
- the leuD gene encoding 3-isopropylmalate dehydratase small subunit, with product MRAFTQHQGLVAPMDRSNVDTDMIIPKQFLKSIKRTGFGPNLFDALRYLDEGQPDQDSSQRPLNPDFVLNQPRYKNASVLLARSNFGCGSSREHAPWALDDYGFRVIIAPSFADIFYNNCFKNGLLPIVLEANIVDRLFQEAEVSEGYELTVDLDAKTVITPSGESFEFDVDDFRRHCLLNGLDDIGVTLEDAEQIKIYEDQRRQTAPWLFSAGQ
- the leuC gene encoding 3-isopropylmalate dehydratase large subunit, with amino-acid sequence MAGKTLYDKLWNDHLVKQRDDGSALIYIDRHLLHEVTSPQAFEGLRIANRKPWRIDANLATPDHNVPTTDRAKGIDGIVDPVSRIQVETLDKNCDEFGILEFKIKDLRQGIVHVIGPEQGATLPGMTIVCGDSHTSTHGAFGCLAHGIGTSEVEHVLATQCLVQQKMKNMLVKVNGQLGKGVTSKDVVLAIIAKIGTAGGTGHAIEFGGQAIQNLTMEGRMSICNMAIEAGARVGMVAVDGTTIDYVKGRPFSPTGETWDAAVKYWRTLHSDLDAEFDKVVELDGAEILPQVSWGTSPEMVVNITGHVPDPAKEEDPIKREGIERALKYMGLRPNQAITDIKLDRVFIGSCTNGRIEDLREAAVVVKGRKVADSLIQAMVVPGSGLVKAQAEAEGLDRIFIEAGLEWRDPGCSMCLAMNADKLGQGEHCASTSNRNFEGRQGFGGRTHLVSPAMAAAAAIAGHFVDVRELLN
- a CDS encoding LysR family transcriptional regulator; the encoded protein is MDSNALKAFLTIVDQGSFSEAAEQLHLTQPAISKRLAALENQLGTTLVDRSHRQIRLTDSGSRLLPHARKILDEIHNARIALSPDSGLIEGELHIIASHHIGLHHLPKWLRRFKREYPQVTINLQFMESDAAYEQMRKRNAELAFVTLSDSMLPSFHVFAQWPDPMAFVVGADHPLASLKKPTLADLANHPALLPDTSTSTYRVVSRLFLEANLPLQPQMPTNYLETLKMMTSVGLGWSVLPLRMVDESLRVLEGVLAKGTEAGHPVTRVLGGIGLTGRQPGNAAKALLAIVQEEEGRSQSCPKIGVDTETSPF
- the leuB gene encoding 3-isopropylmalate dehydrogenase; translation: MSRTVLLLPGDGIGPEIVAEAEKILHAINEKFDLKLAFESALVGGAALDETDNPLPDETLEKARKADAILLGAVGGPKWDHLPMAKRPEKGLLGLRSNLELFANLRPAILYPQLASASSLKPEVVSGLDIMIVRELTGGIYFGQPRGVRQLESGERQGYNTYAYTESEIRRIGRVAFEAAQQRSKKLCSVDKANVLEVTVLWREIMNDLQREYPDVELSHMYVDNAAMQLVRAPKQFDVIVTGNMFGDILSDEAAMLTGSIGMLPSASLNSQKQGMYEPCHGSAPDIAGKGIANPLATIISVAMMLRYSLDEEQAAAAIEAAVNKVLDQGLRTADIMSEGGTRVSTREMGDAVLAAL
- a CDS encoding FimV/HubP family polar landmark protein; this encodes MKVRKLAVALALAGGLGSGVAQALGLGEIELQSYLNEPMDAEIVLPQSRGIDPGDVYVNIASESAYQRLGLQRNQFLGKLRFDVTTRANGSLVVNVSSREPLREPYLNFLLELTWPNGRLMREYAVLVDPPVYAEDSGVSEPVRAPSSAQSRPASSTRSAESVRRQARVEQSGGGGYRSDTFGPTGPSDTLWNIATTVRPDNSLSTQQVMLALQDLNPDAFIGSNINRLKRGQVLRVPTADQIRSRSRAEATQTVAQQNQEFQQPKRTVDATAAQQPKRTGAGEVAATSDELKLLVADDEGGRTETEGGSAGGDGQLAGGVDAGKAVAMEELESSRRENDELNTRVDDLQDQVKTLQRLLELKNNQLAGVQQGAAANDSADQDALVTDVTDGNIAAAGEAETDADVIEPAAETDQDSTANSEMTAEESLASEEPVEADAELEASSEPEVTDADAVGDDSAVAETTPEEKPAAETGNAEQPAKAETPDAKVQPKPEPVADKGFPGNVIDAITGNTIYQIALGGGLILLLLILLLLARRNANREKAFYEQLNSESEGPEDDAFDLNLEEDEPEQTSAGDALEEADAYVAYGRYDQAGEVLETAISREPSRTDLRLKLLGVYADNQDRESFEKQFGEIRTLDDEEAIAQANDLRTRLEEAESMPSIDDLESQLRSGSFGEDASASDDLASEESEQVESEFGSNETNYGLGAIDEAEQPIEYDLSGLDLPDTKDDAPDVATEEESDYSSLEINLDDPEELPEDSLDGSSDKSLEELDEKSLEGGFDSLESTPDTESTDLGSLDESFLDELDAELDKVAGEDEALSDSDKEESTLDDLELDVSDEDLALMEEFSDSADSTDAKLEDDELSLDDELALDDELALDDELELEDNLSEGDLTGGSDTASPEQEDLPVASDEVRDEAPKSPAADIDESDLGDDDDFDFLAGTDEAATKLDLARAYIEMGDSDGARDILEEVSLEGDDEQKTEAKDLLKNLS
- the truA gene encoding tRNA pseudouridine(38-40) synthase TruA — encoded protein: MFLYSQKLTTDNAIGGGRVALAFEYDGRKFHGWQLQKSGVRSVQAELAKAVAKVADHPVDLVCAGRTDARVHASYQVVHFETPSIRSLRSWVMGINTALPFDIAVHWAGNGSEDFHARFSAIYRRYRYVIYNNPVRPGIQRGQVSWACQELDAERMHQAAQALAGEHDFSSFRAAGCQSRTPIRFLEQIKVTRKGHFVVIDVQANAFLHHMVRNIAGALMAVGTGKQPVSWIRDILLAKDRTLAGVTAPPHGLYLVDVGYPEGFPLPAAECGPAFLRPWFSQAENSPVYPTHIHPKQKPVQVP